In a single window of the Methylophaga frappieri genome:
- a CDS encoding FKBP-type peptidyl-prolyl cis-trans isomerase translates to MKVADNAVVVIDYTLTNNEGQVIDSSEGAGPLAYLHGAGNIIPGLETALAGKEAGDEVKASIEPANAYGERHEALKQEVPAELFSGVDKVEVGMQFQSETEQGPVLVTVTEVGDKTITVDGNHPLAGVHLNFDVNVREVREATQEELEHGHVHGEGGQQH, encoded by the coding sequence ATGAAAGTTGCAGATAATGCGGTTGTCGTTATCGACTACACGCTCACCAACAATGAAGGTCAGGTTATTGATAGCTCTGAAGGTGCAGGGCCGCTGGCTTATTTGCATGGTGCTGGCAATATTATTCCTGGGCTTGAAACGGCCCTGGCTGGTAAAGAAGCAGGTGATGAAGTTAAAGCCAGCATCGAACCGGCAAATGCCTATGGCGAGCGTCATGAAGCATTAAAGCAAGAAGTCCCGGCCGAGTTATTTAGTGGCGTTGACAAAGTCGAAGTCGGCATGCAGTTCCAATCAGAAACTGAACAAGGCCCTGTTTTGGTTACGGTAACCGAAGTCGGTGACAAAACTATCACGGTCGATGGGAATCATCCCTTGGCCGGCGTACATTTGAATTTTGATGTCAACGTGCGTGAAGTCCGCGAAGCGACGCAAGAAGAGTTGGAACATGGCCATGTCCATGGTGAAGGTGGCCAACAGCACTAA
- a CDS encoding NUDIX domain-containing protein, producing MVEERIGSAVRLNQPAGHLEDNESLIEAVIRETREETAWQFQPEALVGIYRWRHAVSQETYVRFCFTGHLGVFLDTPLDPDITRAVWLDTTALTERTAEFRSPLVAQCWQDYLAGKRYPLDLLNE from the coding sequence ATGGTAGAAGAACGCATCGGCAGCGCCGTGCGTCTGAATCAACCCGCAGGTCACCTCGAAGACAACGAAAGTCTGATTGAAGCCGTTATTCGTGAAACACGCGAAGAAACGGCCTGGCAATTTCAACCCGAGGCGTTGGTTGGTATTTATCGTTGGCGACATGCCGTCTCTCAGGAAACCTACGTTCGCTTCTGTTTCACTGGACATTTAGGTGTATTTTTGGATACGCCACTGGATCCAGACATAACTCGGGCAGTTTGGCTGGATACGACGGCTTTAACAGAGCGCACAGCAGAGTTTCGCAGCCCGCTTGTTGCGCAATGTTGGCAAGACTACCTTGCTGGCAAACGTTATCCCCTTGATTTATTGAACGAATAA
- the hflD gene encoding high frequency lysogenization protein HflD, whose product MSQVDAYTDRALALAAVLQSVGLVQQIADTGQVNQDELSTLLQSLIAIEAENTAAVYGGVAKLQNGLRQLNQQLSKKKTPQDIILIRYSITLVHLERKLAKRPDMLATIRKEIEQLPQHLAYFDDITSPQVIARFAGIYERTISELSPRIQVLGEASHLQQPDNVNKVRALLLCGIRAAVLWRQKGGNRWQLMFASNKLLKASTALLQSL is encoded by the coding sequence ATGAGTCAAGTTGATGCTTATACCGATCGCGCCTTGGCTTTGGCAGCTGTTTTGCAATCAGTTGGATTAGTACAACAAATAGCGGACACCGGCCAGGTTAATCAGGATGAATTAAGCACGCTGCTACAGAGCCTCATTGCCATCGAAGCCGAAAACACCGCTGCGGTTTATGGTGGCGTGGCCAAATTACAAAATGGTTTACGACAACTGAATCAGCAGTTATCCAAGAAAAAAACACCGCAAGACATCATACTGATTCGTTATAGCATTACCTTGGTTCATCTTGAGCGAAAGCTGGCCAAACGCCCCGATATGCTAGCCACTATACGCAAAGAAATTGAGCAATTACCCCAACATCTTGCTTATTTTGATGACATTACCAGTCCGCAAGTTATCGCCCGATTTGCTGGCATTTACGAGCGGACTATCAGTGAATTGTCACCTCGTATTCAAGTGTTAGGTGAGGCCAGTCACCTGCAACAACCCGATAATGTTAATAAGGTTCGGGCCCTACTACTCTGTGGTATTCGCGCTGCCGTGTTATGGCGACAAAAAGGCGGTAATCGCTGGCAGCTAATGTTTGCCAGCAATAAGTTGCTAAAGGCGTCTACAGCGCTGTTGCAGTCTTTGTAA
- a CDS encoding pseudouridine synthase, which produces MPKLIAFNKPYDVLCQFSDDLNRTTLKAYLDIPDVYAAGRLDRDSEGLLLLTDNGKWQQQITNPSQRMPKTYWVQVENIPEQQALNQLEQGVLLKDGLTLPAQVRLIDEPAVWSRCPPVRFRQHIPTQWLEIIIHEGKNRQVRRMTAAVGHPTLRLIRVAIGPWALGELLPGQWCQVEANSVLKYKDDLDSQNHRRRRHRARPTIPDGRRTHRQRRASESTRRSPRRQRKSD; this is translated from the coding sequence ATGCCAAAGTTAATCGCCTTTAATAAACCGTATGATGTGTTATGCCAATTCAGCGATGATCTGAACCGTACCACCCTGAAAGCGTATTTGGATATACCGGACGTTTATGCTGCTGGCCGGTTAGACCGAGATAGTGAAGGCTTATTGCTATTGACTGATAATGGGAAGTGGCAACAACAGATAACGAACCCAAGCCAAAGAATGCCGAAAACCTATTGGGTTCAGGTTGAAAATATTCCCGAACAGCAAGCCCTGAATCAATTAGAACAAGGCGTTCTTTTAAAAGATGGCCTCACACTGCCAGCGCAGGTTCGATTGATTGATGAACCGGCAGTCTGGTCAAGATGTCCTCCGGTTCGATTTCGGCAGCACATTCCAACGCAATGGCTTGAAATCATTATTCATGAAGGAAAAAACCGCCAAGTAAGACGGATGACAGCAGCGGTCGGTCACCCTACGCTTCGCTTAATCCGTGTGGCCATTGGTCCATGGGCTCTAGGTGAATTATTACCGGGTCAGTGGTGTCAAGTTGAAGCAAACTCCGTGTTAAAATATAAAGATGATTTGGACTCCCAGAACCACCGTCGCCGCCGTCATCGAGCACGACCAACAATTCCTGATGGTAGAAGAACGCATCGGCAGCGCCGTGCGTCTGAATCAACCCGCAGGTCACCTCGAAGACAACGAAAGTCTGATTGA
- a CDS encoding ABC transporter permease encodes MSQTVAPIPMINLAIAFIPVLLVFVVLIRWTMDWQKALIAVSRMLVQLLLVGYLLSTIFAAEQAGIVMLVMLVMVGAASWIALNTTTFNRKNLLAQTFLAILVGGGVTLALVTQGVIQLDPWFQPSYMIPLAGMIFANAMNCISLAVERLHNELQHGVTFDKARIAAFQAAFIPQINALLAVGLVSLPGMMTGQILSGVSPVIAAQYQIVVMCMIFGSAGLSTALFLTLSKAQFTKTATAL; translated from the coding sequence ATGAGCCAGACTGTCGCACCGATTCCGATGATTAACCTAGCGATTGCCTTTATTCCCGTTTTATTGGTCTTTGTTGTACTGATCAGGTGGACAATGGATTGGCAAAAAGCCTTAATAGCGGTCAGCCGAATGCTGGTACAACTTTTATTGGTGGGCTATCTGTTAAGCACCATTTTTGCTGCCGAGCAGGCTGGTATTGTCATGCTCGTCATGCTGGTGATGGTTGGCGCCGCCAGTTGGATTGCCCTCAATACGACGACGTTCAATCGCAAAAATTTATTGGCGCAAACCTTTTTGGCGATTTTGGTAGGCGGTGGCGTAACTCTGGCGCTGGTCACGCAGGGCGTGATTCAATTGGACCCTTGGTTTCAGCCTAGTTATATGATTCCACTGGCAGGGATGATTTTCGCCAACGCGATGAACTGTATCAGTTTGGCGGTAGAGCGTCTGCACAATGAATTACAACATGGTGTTACTTTCGATAAAGCACGAATTGCCGCCTTTCAAGCGGCTTTTATTCCGCAAATTAATGCCTTATTGGCGGTTGGCCTCGTTTCTCTTCCGGGCATGATGACAGGGCAGATTTTGTCCGGGGTTTCGCCAGTTATCGCTGCGCAATATCAAATTGTCGTAATGTGCATGATTTTTGGTTCAGCAGGCTTATCAACAGCGCTATTCTTGACGCTATCTAAAGCACAATTTACAAAGACTGCAACAGCGCTGTAG
- the icd gene encoding NADP-dependent isocitrate dehydrogenase, translating to MAYQHISVPDQGQAISSNTDFSLNVPDQPIIPYIEGDGIGVDITPAMLSVVNAAVEKAYGGKRQIAWMEVYAGEKATTVYDKDTWLPEETMEALREYAVSIKGPLTTPVGGGIRSLNVALRQTLDLYVCQRPVRYYAGTPSPVRQPEAIDMVIFRENSEDIYAGIEWAAGTPEVSKLISFLQNEMGVNKIRFPDTSGIGIKPVSKEGTERLVRKAIQYAIDNDRDSVTLVHKGNIMKFTEGGFKQWGYDLAEREFAASPLDGGPWKTFKNPNTGKQIVVKDAIADAFLQEILLHPADYDVVATLNLNGDYISDALAAQVGGIGIAPGANLSDTIGMFEATHGTAPALAGKNLANPSSLILSAEMLLRHLGWVEAADKVVSGVSGAIANAQVTGDLASAMGVDALSCSDYAAAVIQYM from the coding sequence ATGGCGTATCAGCATATCAGTGTACCGGATCAGGGACAGGCAATTTCCAGTAATACCGACTTTTCACTGAACGTTCCGGATCAGCCAATTATTCCTTATATTGAAGGTGATGGTATCGGTGTTGATATCACGCCAGCGATGCTTTCCGTTGTAAATGCAGCTGTTGAGAAGGCTTACGGCGGTAAACGTCAAATTGCCTGGATGGAAGTGTATGCCGGTGAAAAAGCCACGACTGTCTATGACAAAGATACCTGGTTACCTGAAGAAACCATGGAGGCGCTGCGCGAATATGCGGTTTCGATAAAAGGCCCTCTGACCACACCAGTTGGCGGCGGAATTCGTTCGTTAAACGTCGCACTCAGACAAACACTGGATTTGTATGTTTGTCAGCGTCCAGTTCGGTATTATGCCGGTACGCCAAGCCCGGTCAGGCAGCCTGAAGCGATTGATATGGTTATCTTCAGAGAAAACTCCGAAGATATCTATGCCGGTATTGAGTGGGCAGCAGGCACGCCAGAAGTCAGCAAACTCATTTCGTTTTTACAAAATGAGATGGGGGTCAACAAAATTCGTTTTCCTGATACTTCTGGCATTGGCATTAAGCCTGTGTCTAAAGAAGGAACGGAACGCTTGGTTCGCAAAGCAATTCAATATGCTATCGACAATGATCGTGACTCTGTGACACTGGTTCACAAAGGAAATATCATGAAGTTCACCGAGGGTGGCTTTAAACAATGGGGTTATGATTTGGCTGAACGCGAATTTGCAGCCAGCCCATTGGATGGTGGTCCATGGAAAACATTCAAGAATCCGAATACCGGCAAACAAATTGTCGTTAAAGACGCCATAGCGGATGCGTTTCTGCAAGAGATATTATTGCACCCAGCCGACTATGATGTTGTCGCCACACTCAACTTGAATGGCGATTACATTTCGGATGCGCTAGCCGCGCAGGTAGGCGGTATTGGTATTGCTCCGGGGGCTAATTTGTCCGATACCATCGGTATGTTTGAAGCGACGCATGGTACGGCACCGGCACTTGCTGGCAAAAACCTGGCTAACCCTTCCTCGTTGATTTTGTCCGCTGAAATGTTATTACGGCATTTAGGCTGGGTTGAAGCTGCTGACAAAGTCGTTTCTGGCGTTTCTGGCGCCATTGCCAATGCGCAGGTCACCGGTGACCTGGCATCTGCGATGGGTGTCGATGCGCTGAGTTGTAGTGATTATGCTGCAGCTGTTATCCAATATATGTAA
- the acnB gene encoding bifunctional aconitate hydratase 2/2-methylisocitrate dehydratase, giving the protein MLEEYQKHVEERAAEGLPPLPLDAVQVSAIVEQLKQPKTDETEVVLSLLIHRVPPGVDKAAYVKASFLADVAKGETACEFIDPVRATELLGTMMGGYNIAPLIALLDNEQTADAAEKALTKTVMVYDAYHDVVEKAESNQHAKNVLASWAEAEWFTSRPQLPEEITVTVFKVPGETNTDDLSPATEAWSRPDIPLHAKAMLVSKMPGALETIATLKEKGYPLAYVGDVVGTGSSRKSAINSVLWHMGHDVDYVPNKRQGGVILGNNIAPIFFNTAEDSGALPIECNVDQLETGDVIIIKPYEGQIVNADGQVLSEFTLKPTTLADEVRAGGRIPLIIGRGLTDKARETLGLSPSTVFRRPVEPVHSDKGFTLAQKMVGRACGVKGVRPGAYCEPKVTTVGSQDTTGAMTRDELKELACLGFSADLVMQSFCHTAAYPKPVDIKLQHELPEFISTRGGVSLRPGDGVIHSWLNRMILPDTVGTGGDSHTRFPIGISFPAGSGLVAFAAALGVMPLDMPESVLVRFKGEMQPGITLRDLVNAIPYAAIQQGLLTVEKKGKKNIFNGRVLEIEGLPDLKVEQAFELSDASAERSANGCTVHLNKEPIIEFMHSNIALMEWMIAEGYADARTLQRRIDAMKAWLDDPQLMAPDDDADYAAIIEIDLNEITEPLLACPNDPDDIKPLSELAGENIDEVFIGSCMTNIGHYRAAGKVLENMGNLPVKLWVAPPTKMDKHQLTEEGIYSTFGRVGARTETPGCSLCMGNQARVADNAKVVSTSTRNFPNRLGNGADVYLSSAELAAVVASMGRLPTVAEYMEKVAGIQPMADEIYRYLNFHELEEYKQAVSE; this is encoded by the coding sequence GTGCTAGAAGAATATCAAAAACATGTTGAAGAACGAGCCGCTGAAGGTCTGCCGCCATTACCATTGGATGCAGTTCAGGTATCAGCGATCGTTGAACAATTAAAACAACCCAAGACAGACGAAACGGAAGTTGTTTTGTCTTTATTAATTCACCGCGTACCACCTGGTGTGGATAAAGCGGCTTATGTTAAAGCCAGTTTCCTTGCTGATGTCGCTAAAGGGGAAACGGCGTGTGAGTTTATTGATCCGGTTCGGGCGACCGAGTTACTTGGCACAATGATGGGCGGCTATAATATTGCACCATTAATTGCGTTACTGGATAACGAGCAAACTGCGGATGCGGCCGAAAAAGCGTTAACCAAAACCGTCATGGTCTATGATGCCTATCATGATGTCGTCGAAAAAGCAGAAAGCAACCAACACGCTAAAAATGTTTTAGCTTCCTGGGCTGAAGCAGAGTGGTTTACCAGTCGGCCGCAATTACCTGAAGAAATTACGGTGACGGTCTTCAAAGTGCCGGGTGAAACAAATACAGATGATTTGTCTCCTGCGACCGAAGCCTGGAGTCGTCCTGATATTCCACTGCATGCAAAGGCCATGTTAGTCAGTAAAATGCCTGGTGCATTAGAGACAATCGCGACCTTAAAAGAAAAAGGCTATCCGCTAGCCTATGTGGGTGACGTGGTTGGTACCGGCTCTTCCCGTAAGTCAGCGATCAACTCTGTCTTATGGCACATGGGGCATGATGTTGACTATGTGCCTAACAAGCGACAAGGCGGCGTTATTCTCGGTAATAATATTGCCCCAATTTTCTTTAACACCGCCGAAGATTCTGGTGCGTTGCCGATTGAATGTAACGTTGATCAGTTAGAAACCGGTGACGTGATCATCATCAAACCGTACGAAGGTCAAATCGTGAATGCCGATGGTCAGGTTTTATCGGAGTTTACGTTAAAACCAACAACGCTTGCCGATGAAGTTCGGGCGGGTGGTCGTATTCCTTTAATTATTGGTCGTGGCTTAACTGATAAAGCCAGAGAAACCCTTGGTTTATCGCCGTCAACGGTGTTCCGACGTCCTGTAGAACCGGTGCATAGCGATAAAGGGTTTACCTTGGCACAAAAAATGGTTGGTCGTGCCTGTGGTGTTAAAGGGGTTAGACCGGGAGCTTATTGCGAGCCGAAAGTAACGACAGTGGGTTCACAAGATACCACCGGCGCAATGACGCGGGATGAGTTGAAAGAGCTGGCTTGTCTGGGGTTCTCGGCAGATTTAGTGATGCAGTCATTCTGTCACACTGCTGCTTATCCCAAACCGGTTGATATTAAATTACAGCATGAATTGCCTGAATTTATCAGTACCCGTGGTGGGGTGTCACTTCGGCCTGGAGATGGCGTTATTCACTCCTGGCTGAACCGGATGATTCTGCCCGACACGGTTGGAACGGGGGGAGATTCTCATACCCGTTTTCCTATCGGTATCAGCTTTCCGGCAGGTTCTGGCTTAGTTGCGTTTGCAGCGGCATTAGGCGTAATGCCACTGGATATGCCAGAGTCGGTTCTGGTCCGATTTAAAGGTGAAATGCAACCGGGCATTACCTTGCGGGATCTGGTTAATGCCATTCCTTATGCAGCCATACAACAAGGTTTATTAACCGTTGAGAAAAAAGGCAAGAAGAATATTTTTAATGGTCGGGTGTTAGAGATTGAAGGGCTACCCGACCTGAAAGTAGAGCAGGCCTTTGAATTATCGGATGCTTCCGCTGAGCGGAGTGCTAACGGTTGTACGGTACATCTCAATAAAGAACCGATTATTGAGTTTATGCATTCCAATATTGCTTTAATGGAATGGATGATTGCGGAAGGCTATGCGGATGCCAGAACCTTGCAACGTCGTATCGATGCCATGAAAGCCTGGCTAGATGACCCGCAGTTAATGGCGCCTGATGACGACGCTGATTACGCTGCCATCATTGAAATTGATTTGAATGAAATTACTGAGCCATTGCTGGCATGTCCTAATGACCCAGATGACATTAAGCCTTTGTCAGAACTCGCAGGTGAGAACATTGATGAGGTATTCATTGGATCGTGTATGACGAATATCGGTCATTATCGGGCGGCAGGTAAAGTGCTGGAAAATATGGGCAACTTGCCAGTCAAACTTTGGGTGGCGCCGCCAACCAAGATGGATAAACATCAGTTAACCGAAGAGGGCATTTACAGCACTTTCGGCCGCGTCGGCGCGCGTACCGAAACGCCAGGCTGTTCCTTGTGTATGGGTAACCAGGCCAGGGTGGCAGATAATGCAAAAGTGGTCTCAACCTCAACCCGAAACTTTCCAAATCGCTTGGGTAATGGCGCTGACGTCTATTTGTCTTCAGCCGAATTGGCGGCTGTCGTTGCCAGTATGGGCAGGCTGCCAACAGTGGCGGAATACATGGAAAAAGTGGCTGGTATTCAGCCCATGGCGGATGAAATCTATCGTTATTTGAATTTCCACGAGTTGGAAGAGTACAAACAGGCGGTATCAGAGTGA
- the purB gene encoding adenylosuccinate lyase — protein MELTALTAISPVDGRYANKTEALRPYFSEYGLLKARVEVELRWLHLLGANAAIKEVPKLSAEAEQFIETLINDFSIADAEEIKQIERTTNHDVKAVEYFIKNKFAANAELNAIKEFVHFACTSEDINNTAYGIMLKNAREQVILPEMDTLIAALRQLALTEADTPMMARTHGQPASPTTLGKEIANVVKRLELQRTHVAAVLLYGKMNGAVGNYNAHLSAYPDVDWPLMANAFVTGLGLRWNQFTTQIEPHDYVAELFQAMIRFNTVLIDFCRDVWSYISIGYFRQKTVKGEIGSSTMPHKVNPIDFENSEGNLGIANATFDHLALKLPISRWQRDLTDSTVLRNIGVGFGHSLLAYSSALKGISKLDPAPEVMAADLDANWELLAEPIQTVMRRYGIENPYEKLKELTRGQRVNKQIMQDFIDGLALPDEVKQSLKQLTPANYVGNAATQAKNC, from the coding sequence ATGGAATTAACTGCACTGACCGCAATTTCACCGGTCGATGGTCGTTATGCCAATAAAACTGAAGCCTTGCGCCCTTATTTTAGTGAATATGGTCTGTTAAAAGCCCGAGTTGAAGTTGAGTTGCGCTGGTTGCATCTATTAGGGGCCAACGCGGCTATTAAAGAAGTCCCTAAATTGAGTGCGGAAGCAGAACAATTCATTGAAACGTTGATTAATGATTTTTCCATCGCAGATGCTGAAGAAATTAAACAGATCGAACGTACAACCAATCATGATGTTAAGGCAGTTGAGTATTTTATAAAAAATAAGTTTGCAGCGAATGCGGAACTGAATGCGATTAAAGAATTTGTTCATTTCGCCTGTACTTCAGAAGACATTAATAACACCGCTTACGGCATTATGCTTAAAAATGCCCGCGAGCAAGTTATTTTGCCAGAAATGGACACCCTCATCGCCGCGCTACGCCAACTGGCATTAACTGAGGCAGATACGCCAATGATGGCGCGTACGCATGGTCAACCGGCATCGCCAACGACTTTGGGGAAAGAAATTGCCAATGTGGTCAAACGTCTTGAATTACAACGCACCCATGTTGCGGCTGTTTTGCTTTACGGCAAAATGAACGGTGCCGTTGGCAACTATAATGCACATCTTTCCGCCTACCCGGATGTAGACTGGCCACTAATGGCCAATGCTTTTGTTACGGGATTAGGGTTGCGTTGGAATCAATTTACAACCCAGATTGAACCACATGATTATGTTGCTGAGCTCTTTCAGGCAATGATTCGTTTTAATACGGTGTTAATTGATTTTTGCCGAGATGTCTGGAGCTATATTTCTATCGGTTACTTTCGTCAAAAAACGGTTAAAGGAGAAATTGGTTCTTCTACTATGCCGCACAAAGTCAATCCGATTGATTTTGAAAACTCAGAAGGCAATCTGGGTATTGCCAATGCAACCTTTGATCATCTGGCGTTAAAACTACCCATTTCACGCTGGCAGCGGGATCTGACTGACTCCACCGTTTTACGGAATATCGGCGTTGGTTTTGGGCACTCGCTATTGGCTTATAGTTCGGCGCTTAAGGGCATCAGCAAATTAGATCCTGCCCCAGAAGTCATGGCAGCCGATCTTGATGCCAATTGGGAGTTATTGGCAGAACCAATTCAAACCGTTATGCGCCGTTATGGTATCGAAAATCCTTACGAGAAATTAAAAGAACTGACCCGTGGTCAACGCGTTAACAAGCAAATCATGCAAGACTTTATCGACGGACTTGCCCTACCGGATGAAGTCAAACAATCTCTGAAACAGCTGACGCCAGCAAATTATGTCGGTAATGCCGCTACGCAGGCTAAAAACTGCTAA
- a CDS encoding D-hexose-6-phosphate mutarotase codes for MQDIDRLNQQFSLAEAVRFEMGPNGLIMIEITTPSASAKISLYGAQVLSYKPTHKEEFFYLSEQSVYGDAKAIRGGVPICWPWFGDDPSGQGRPAHGFARNQVWTVVDTHQKDTGEVAVKLQLTANAHSRQFWHCDFHLEMDIIVGASLTLRLTTTNTDKESFTISQALHSYFQIGDINNTQVRGFDNHHYLDKTLDFTEKLQQGNIRFVTETDRIYLHAPTYCFLEDSSLNRKLLIRSAGSQTTVVWNPWQKAISLADMANDDYQRFVCIETANAADDSVTLSPGESHQLVAEYLIQD; via the coding sequence ATGCAAGACATCGATAGATTAAATCAGCAATTTTCGCTGGCCGAGGCAGTTCGGTTTGAAATGGGGCCTAATGGTCTCATTATGATTGAGATAACAACACCATCAGCATCGGCGAAGATATCCCTTTATGGTGCCCAGGTACTGTCTTATAAGCCAACACACAAAGAAGAATTCTTTTACCTCAGTGAACAAAGTGTTTATGGCGATGCCAAGGCAATTCGAGGGGGCGTGCCAATTTGCTGGCCCTGGTTTGGGGATGACCCCAGCGGGCAGGGTAGGCCGGCTCATGGTTTTGCGAGAAATCAGGTCTGGACGGTGGTTGACACACACCAAAAAGACACGGGTGAAGTTGCGGTTAAGTTACAACTTACCGCAAATGCCCATAGCCGCCAGTTTTGGCATTGTGACTTCCATTTAGAAATGGACATTATCGTTGGCGCATCCTTAACGCTGCGACTAACCACGACCAACACGGATAAAGAAAGTTTTACCATTTCTCAGGCATTACATAGTTACTTTCAAATTGGCGATATCAATAATACGCAGGTTCGTGGCTTTGATAATCATCATTACCTGGATAAAACGCTGGATTTCACTGAAAAATTACAACAAGGTAATATTCGGTTTGTGACAGAAACAGACCGCATCTATCTACACGCGCCAACATACTGCTTTCTTGAAGACAGTTCACTGAACCGTAAGCTGCTTATTCGTAGTGCCGGCTCACAAACAACGGTGGTCTGGAACCCGTGGCAAAAGGCTATTTCCTTAGCAGATATGGCCAATGACGACTATCAACGTTTCGTCTGTATTGAAACAGCTAATGCTGCAGATGACAGTGTGACTCTGTCGCCCGGTGAATCACATCAACTGGTCGCTGAATATTTAATACAAGACTAA
- the mnmA gene encoding tRNA 2-thiouridine(34) synthase MnmA: MQKQKVVVGLSGGVDSSVSALLLKQQAYDVEGLFMKNWVDFADESECTIEEDRKDALSVADKVGIPFHEANFAMEYWDFVFKHFLDEYQAGRTPNPDILCNREIKFKAFLDHAMALGGYLIATGHYARVREVDGEFQLLKGLDGNKDQSYFLYTLGQAQLSRTLFPLGELPKTEVRQIADKAGFITADKKDSTGICFIGERRFREFLSRYIPAKPGEMRTPEGDLIGEHIGLMYYTLGQRQGLGIGGRPNSTGEPWFVAGKDMETRTLYVVQGDHEWLYSDQLIAEQLSWVAGNPPSLPCRATAKTRYRQPDQDCVIDQNSQGQIVVTFDDKQRAVTPGQSVVFYQDAVCLGGGIIIQTNAPGVHP, encoded by the coding sequence GTGCAAAAACAAAAAGTAGTCGTTGGTTTGTCCGGCGGTGTCGACTCTTCTGTATCCGCTTTATTACTAAAACAACAAGCGTATGACGTAGAAGGCCTGTTTATGAAAAACTGGGTCGACTTTGCTGATGAGAGTGAATGCACCATCGAAGAAGATCGCAAAGATGCCTTGTCTGTTGCAGATAAGGTAGGCATTCCATTTCATGAAGCGAATTTCGCCATGGAATATTGGGATTTTGTCTTTAAGCATTTTCTTGATGAATATCAGGCTGGCCGAACGCCCAACCCAGATATTCTGTGCAACCGTGAGATCAAGTTCAAAGCCTTTCTGGATCATGCCATGGCATTGGGTGGTTACCTGATTGCGACCGGGCATTATGCGCGAGTACGAGAAGTTGATGGTGAATTTCAATTATTGAAAGGTCTGGATGGCAATAAAGATCAAAGCTACTTTCTTTATACCCTCGGTCAGGCACAACTCTCCCGAACCCTGTTCCCTCTTGGTGAATTACCAAAAACCGAAGTTCGTCAGATTGCTGACAAAGCTGGTTTTATCACTGCCGATAAAAAGGACAGCACCGGCATCTGTTTTATTGGCGAACGACGTTTTCGAGAGTTTCTCAGCCGTTATATTCCGGCTAAACCCGGTGAAATGCGAACACCAGAAGGTGATTTGATTGGCGAACATATCGGTCTGATGTATTACACCTTAGGACAACGACAGGGGCTGGGTATTGGTGGCCGGCCAAATAGTACCGGTGAGCCTTGGTTTGTTGCCGGTAAGGATATGGAAACCCGAACCTTATATGTTGTTCAAGGCGATCATGAATGGCTCTACAGTGATCAACTCATCGCTGAACAACTTTCCTGGGTGGCGGGTAACCCCCCAAGCTTGCCATGTCGTGCCACCGCAAAAACGCGTTATCGGCAACCTGATCAAGACTGCGTCATTGATCAGAATTCGCAAGGACAAATTGTGGTGACTTTTGATGATAAACAACGTGCCGTGACGCCTGGCCAATCTGTGGTTTTTTATCAAGATGCCGTTTGTCTTGGTGGTGGCATTATTATTCAAACCAATGCACCGGGCGTGCATCCATGA